The Arachis hypogaea cultivar Tifrunner chromosome 16, arahy.Tifrunner.gnm2.J5K5, whole genome shotgun sequence genome contains a region encoding:
- the LOC112756458 gene encoding uncharacterized protein isoform X4, protein MNNDDVVLSIPLKKTDPVELYVPLRKLVASKYSESDAQKVESVLETLNKCRRDMVERRADLSLPMQRDCLIHYFKCLSMVEPLFTSISSDADPILFVWYDAFNPDHRDGVSSQRSAIQLEKAAVVFNLGAIYSQIAASCDRTTALGRHLAIEAFKVAANFFRRLWKVFAKHVVSATLDLTFLFAEFLHLLFSAQASELELHELLNKNDASYAFQQHRCALAFRSVYELYRRAYELMRTDSAARKHVDSFDQTWVTHVYQKVKFFEAEARQRHSSILPESEQPDVFSRVKSCALDHDAECVTEILVRRICKLSRRSKLGPSQVYIDLILSEYSPFKIMKDGKLVAYPWDMPPPYPTNSAILSSLMSSSYSDILAFLPLKKSEPLNLYESLRNYFVLKYSESVAKRVEGLLQMLHKLRNEMQRDDLSLPLRRDCLILYLKYLCMIEPIFPMNASPNPPIFVWYNAINPQQHSSQHNIHLEKASVLFNLGALCTHIALSCDQGTIQGYRLAIDALNNAAHWFDQLSVFESLNASGTIDLSEPYIDRVVEQFSGLKLKFCGLQPCGSSLPGYIALTYFPRTSELLAYDPSDVTEQFLLGYCKAHYLLERVCEATCLDLLSEVSPVKIEDGNLVANATLKAPNSALENMSLQETTLQCMFWCLGNSLNQLRRLLLANVLCDIRAKSIQST, encoded by the exons ATGAACAACGATGATGTGGTGCTGTCAATCCCACTGAAGAAGACTGATCCGGTGGAGCTGTACGTGCCGTTACGTAAGTTGGTAGCCTCAAAATACTCGGAGAGCGATGCACAAAAAGTTGAAAGCGTTCTCGAAACCCTAAACAAATGCCGGCGGGACATGGTGGAGCGTAGAGCGGACCTCTCCCTTCCCATGCAACGTGACTGCCTCATCCACTACTTCAAATGCCTTTCCATGGTTGAGCCACTCTTCACCTCTATCTCTTCCGACGCCGACCCCATTCTCTTTGTCTGGTACGACGCCTTCAACCCTGACCATCGAGATGGGGTCTCCTCACAGCGCAGCGCCATCCAATTGGAGAAGGCCGCTGTTGTCTTCAACCTTGGAGCCATCTACAGCCAGATTGCTGCCTCTTGCGACCGTACCACCGCCCTTGGCCGTCACCTTGCAATCGAAGCCTTCAAAGTTGCCGCCAATTTCTTCCGCAGACTCTGGAAGGTTTTTGCCAAGCACGTGGTCTCCGCCACCCTCGATTTAACTTTCCTCTTCGCCGAGTTTCTGCACCTCCTCTTCTCCGCTCAGGCTTCCGAGCTCGAATTACACGAACTCCTCAACAAAAACGACGCCAGTTACGCTTTCCAACAACACCGATGTGCCCTAGCGTTTAGATCG gtTTATGAGCTTTATCGTAGAGCATATGAACTGATGCGTACTGATTCGGCTGCACGGAAACATGTCGACTCTTTTGACCAAACCTGGGTAACTCATGTTTACCAGAAGGTGAAATTCTTTGAGGCGGAGGCTCGTCAGAGGCATTCATCCATCCTACCCGAATCCGAGCAACCTGATGTATTCTCAAGGGTCAAATCTTGTGCTCTTGATCATGATGCAGAATGTGTCACTGAGATATTAGTTAGAAGGATTTGCAAGCTCTCGAGGAGATCCAAGCTAGGACCATCGCAAGTGTACATTGACCTCATCCTCTCCGAATACAGTCCTTTTAAGATTATGAAGGATGGAAAGCTGGTGGCTTACCCATGGGACATGCCTCCTCCTTATCCAACAAATTCGGCAATCCTCTCGTCTTTGATGTCTTCTTCGTATTCTGATattcttgcattccttcctttGAAGAAGAGTGAGCCCTTGAATCTCTATGAGTCACTGCGCAATTACTTTGTCCTCAAATACTCTGAGAGCGTGGCAAAGAGAGTAGAAGGCCTTCTCCAAATGCTACACAAATTGCGCAATGAGATGCAGCGTGATGACCTTTCACTACCCCTTCGCCGTGACTGCCTCATCCTTTATTTGAAATACCTTTGCATGATTGAGCCTATCTTCCCTATGAATGCCTCACCCAACCCACCTATCTTTGTTTGGTACAATGCCATCAACCCTCAACAGCACTCTTCTCAGCATAACATCCATTTGGAGAAGGCCTCTGTTCTCTTCAACCTGGGAGCCCTCTGCACCCACATTGCTCTCTCCTGTGATCAAGGCACCATCCAAGGCTATCGCCTTGCCATCGACGCCTTAAATAATGCTGCACATTGGTTCGATCAACTGTCGGTGTTTGAGTCTCTCAATGCATCTGGCACCATTGACTTGTCAGAACCATACATTGATAGGGTAGTAGAACAGTTTTCCGGCTTGAAATTGAAGTTTTGTGGTCTCCAACCTTGTGGATCATCATTACCTGGATATATT GCTTTAACTTATTTTCCGCGGACATCTGAGCTTTTAGCTTATGATCCCAGTGATGTCACTGAACAGTTTCTTTTAGGGTATTGTAAGGCTCACTACCTGCTTGAAAGGGTATGTGAAGCAACATGCTTGGACCTTCTCTCTGAGGTTAGCCCTGTCAAGATTGAGGATGGAAATCTTGTGGCCAATGCAACCTTAAAGGCACCAAATTCGGCATTGGAGAACATGAGCTTGCAGGAGACGACACTACA GTGCATGTTTTGGTGTCTAGGAAATTCCTTGAATCAATTGAGAAGATTGTTATTAGCCAACGTCCTGTGTG ATATCAGAGCTAAGTCAATACAATCCACTTGA
- the LOC112756458 gene encoding uncharacterized protein isoform X1, with product MNNDDVVLSIPLKKTDPVELYVPLRKLVASKYSESDAQKVESVLETLNKCRRDMVERRADLSLPMQRDCLIHYFKCLSMVEPLFTSISSDADPILFVWYDAFNPDHRDGVSSQRSAIQLEKAAVVFNLGAIYSQIAASCDRTTALGRHLAIEAFKVAANFFRRLWKVFAKHVVSATLDLTFLFAEFLHLLFSAQASELELHELLNKNDASYAFQQHRCALAFRSVYELYRRAYELMRTDSAARKHVDSFDQTWVTHVYQKVKFFEAEARQRHSSILPESEQPDVFSRVKSCALDHDAECVTEILVRRICKLSRRSKLGPSQVYIDLILSEYSPFKIMKDGKLVAYPWDMPPPYPTNSAILSSLMSSSYSDILAFLPLKKSEPLNLYESLRNYFVLKYSESVAKRVEGLLQMLHKLRNEMQRDDLSLPLRRDCLILYLKYLCMIEPIFPMNASPNPPIFVWYNAINPQQHSSQHNIHLEKASVLFNLGALCTHIALSCDQGTIQGYRLAIDALNNAAHWFDQLSVFESLNASGTIDLSEPYIDRVVEQFSGLKLKFCGLQPCGSSLPGYIALTYFPRTSELLAYDPSDVTEQFLLGYCKAHYLLERVCEATCLDLLSEVSPVKIEDGNLVANATLKAPNSALENMSLQETTLQCMFWCLGNSLNQLRRLLLANVLCGESMLPRLINNVILVFLCLIILCSLMQPKWGFLPQSRFVSEGNAIKTRVTRFEMHQALKLHQGAISELSQYNPLDLFLGSKERIRKATKDLFITPQNNFRVFLNDVLILRGLGGGTRKTDSHMPQAFEERLKSVVDAHKGHCTENLFTLVAETMHKSRVLDQLLEVQKFDNFDIEGAIHAYYNMSNARDQQLL from the exons ATGAACAACGATGATGTGGTGCTGTCAATCCCACTGAAGAAGACTGATCCGGTGGAGCTGTACGTGCCGTTACGTAAGTTGGTAGCCTCAAAATACTCGGAGAGCGATGCACAAAAAGTTGAAAGCGTTCTCGAAACCCTAAACAAATGCCGGCGGGACATGGTGGAGCGTAGAGCGGACCTCTCCCTTCCCATGCAACGTGACTGCCTCATCCACTACTTCAAATGCCTTTCCATGGTTGAGCCACTCTTCACCTCTATCTCTTCCGACGCCGACCCCATTCTCTTTGTCTGGTACGACGCCTTCAACCCTGACCATCGAGATGGGGTCTCCTCACAGCGCAGCGCCATCCAATTGGAGAAGGCCGCTGTTGTCTTCAACCTTGGAGCCATCTACAGCCAGATTGCTGCCTCTTGCGACCGTACCACCGCCCTTGGCCGTCACCTTGCAATCGAAGCCTTCAAAGTTGCCGCCAATTTCTTCCGCAGACTCTGGAAGGTTTTTGCCAAGCACGTGGTCTCCGCCACCCTCGATTTAACTTTCCTCTTCGCCGAGTTTCTGCACCTCCTCTTCTCCGCTCAGGCTTCCGAGCTCGAATTACACGAACTCCTCAACAAAAACGACGCCAGTTACGCTTTCCAACAACACCGATGTGCCCTAGCGTTTAGATCG gtTTATGAGCTTTATCGTAGAGCATATGAACTGATGCGTACTGATTCGGCTGCACGGAAACATGTCGACTCTTTTGACCAAACCTGGGTAACTCATGTTTACCAGAAGGTGAAATTCTTTGAGGCGGAGGCTCGTCAGAGGCATTCATCCATCCTACCCGAATCCGAGCAACCTGATGTATTCTCAAGGGTCAAATCTTGTGCTCTTGATCATGATGCAGAATGTGTCACTGAGATATTAGTTAGAAGGATTTGCAAGCTCTCGAGGAGATCCAAGCTAGGACCATCGCAAGTGTACATTGACCTCATCCTCTCCGAATACAGTCCTTTTAAGATTATGAAGGATGGAAAGCTGGTGGCTTACCCATGGGACATGCCTCCTCCTTATCCAACAAATTCGGCAATCCTCTCGTCTTTGATGTCTTCTTCGTATTCTGATattcttgcattccttcctttGAAGAAGAGTGAGCCCTTGAATCTCTATGAGTCACTGCGCAATTACTTTGTCCTCAAATACTCTGAGAGCGTGGCAAAGAGAGTAGAAGGCCTTCTCCAAATGCTACACAAATTGCGCAATGAGATGCAGCGTGATGACCTTTCACTACCCCTTCGCCGTGACTGCCTCATCCTTTATTTGAAATACCTTTGCATGATTGAGCCTATCTTCCCTATGAATGCCTCACCCAACCCACCTATCTTTGTTTGGTACAATGCCATCAACCCTCAACAGCACTCTTCTCAGCATAACATCCATTTGGAGAAGGCCTCTGTTCTCTTCAACCTGGGAGCCCTCTGCACCCACATTGCTCTCTCCTGTGATCAAGGCACCATCCAAGGCTATCGCCTTGCCATCGACGCCTTAAATAATGCTGCACATTGGTTCGATCAACTGTCGGTGTTTGAGTCTCTCAATGCATCTGGCACCATTGACTTGTCAGAACCATACATTGATAGGGTAGTAGAACAGTTTTCCGGCTTGAAATTGAAGTTTTGTGGTCTCCAACCTTGTGGATCATCATTACCTGGATATATT GCTTTAACTTATTTTCCGCGGACATCTGAGCTTTTAGCTTATGATCCCAGTGATGTCACTGAACAGTTTCTTTTAGGGTATTGTAAGGCTCACTACCTGCTTGAAAGGGTATGTGAAGCAACATGCTTGGACCTTCTCTCTGAGGTTAGCCCTGTCAAGATTGAGGATGGAAATCTTGTGGCCAATGCAACCTTAAAGGCACCAAATTCGGCATTGGAGAACATGAGCTTGCAGGAGACGACACTACA GTGCATGTTTTGGTGTCTAGGAAATTCCTTGAATCAATTGAGAAGATTGTTATTAGCCAACGTCCTGTGTGGTGAGTCGATGCTGCCCAGATTGATAAACAATGTGATTTTGGTCTTCTTATGTCTGATCATTCTGTGTTCTCTCATG CAGCCCAAATGGGGATTTCTTCCTCAATCTAGATTTGTATCTGAAGGAAATGCTATCAAAACGAGAGTAACTCGATTTGAAATGCATCAAGCTCTGAAGTTGCATCAAGGCGCG ATATCAGAGCTAAGTCAATACAATCCACTTGATCTATTCTTGGGATCTAAAGAGAGGATTCGTAAGGCTACCAAGGATCTCTTTATTACTCCTCAGAACAATTTTCGTGTATTTTTGAATGACGTTCTCATACTCAGAGGACTGGGAGGTGGCACAAGGAAAACAGATTCGCACATGCCTCAAGCATTTGAGGAAAGGCTGAAGTCTGTCGTTGATGCCCATAAAGGTCATTGTACGGAGAACTTGTTTACGCTCGTTGCTGAGACCATGCACAAATCAAGAGTCcttgatcagctccttgaggttcAGAAGTTCGACAATTTCGACATAGAAGGAGCCATCCATGCATATTATAACATGAGCAATGCTAgggaccagcaacttttgtaa
- the LOC112756458 gene encoding uncharacterized protein isoform X2: MNNDDVVLSIPLKKTDPVELYVPLRKLVASKYSESDAQKVESVLETLNKCRRDMVERRADLSLPMQRDCLIHYFKCLSMVEPLFTSISSDADPILFVWYDAFNPDHRDGVSSQRSAIQLEKAAVVFNLGAIYSQIAASCDRTTALGRHLAIEAFKVAANFFRRLWKVFAKHVVSATLDLTFLFAEFLHLLFSAQASELELHELLNKNDASYAFQQHRCALAFRSVYELYRRAYELMRTDSAARKHVDSFDQTWVTHVYQKVKFFEAEARQRHSSILPESEQPDVFSRVKSCALDHDAECVTEILVRRICKLSRRSKLGPSQVYIDLILSEYSPFKIMKDGKLVAYPWDMPPPYPTNSAILSSLMSSSYSDILAFLPLKKSEPLNLYESLRNYFVLKYSESVAKRVEGLLQMLHKLRNEMQRDDLSLPLRRDCLILYLKYLCMIEPIFPMNASPNPPIFVWYNAINPQQHSSQHNIHLEKASVLFNLGALCTHIALSCDQGTIQGYRLAIDALNNAAHWFDQLSVFESLNASGTIDLSEPYIDRVVEQFSGLKLKFCGLQPCGSSLPGYIALTYFPRTSELLAYDPSDVTEQFLLGYCKAHYLLERVCEATCLDLLSEVSPVKIEDGNLVANATLKAPNSALENMSLQETTLQCMFWCLGNSLNQLRRLLLANVLCGESMLPRLINNVILVFLCLIILCSLMPKWGFLPQSRFVSEGNAIKTRVTRFEMHQALKLHQGAISELSQYNPLDLFLGSKERIRKATKDLFITPQNNFRVFLNDVLILRGLGGGTRKTDSHMPQAFEERLKSVVDAHKGHCTENLFTLVAETMHKSRVLDQLLEVQKFDNFDIEGAIHAYYNMSNARDQQLL; this comes from the exons ATGAACAACGATGATGTGGTGCTGTCAATCCCACTGAAGAAGACTGATCCGGTGGAGCTGTACGTGCCGTTACGTAAGTTGGTAGCCTCAAAATACTCGGAGAGCGATGCACAAAAAGTTGAAAGCGTTCTCGAAACCCTAAACAAATGCCGGCGGGACATGGTGGAGCGTAGAGCGGACCTCTCCCTTCCCATGCAACGTGACTGCCTCATCCACTACTTCAAATGCCTTTCCATGGTTGAGCCACTCTTCACCTCTATCTCTTCCGACGCCGACCCCATTCTCTTTGTCTGGTACGACGCCTTCAACCCTGACCATCGAGATGGGGTCTCCTCACAGCGCAGCGCCATCCAATTGGAGAAGGCCGCTGTTGTCTTCAACCTTGGAGCCATCTACAGCCAGATTGCTGCCTCTTGCGACCGTACCACCGCCCTTGGCCGTCACCTTGCAATCGAAGCCTTCAAAGTTGCCGCCAATTTCTTCCGCAGACTCTGGAAGGTTTTTGCCAAGCACGTGGTCTCCGCCACCCTCGATTTAACTTTCCTCTTCGCCGAGTTTCTGCACCTCCTCTTCTCCGCTCAGGCTTCCGAGCTCGAATTACACGAACTCCTCAACAAAAACGACGCCAGTTACGCTTTCCAACAACACCGATGTGCCCTAGCGTTTAGATCG gtTTATGAGCTTTATCGTAGAGCATATGAACTGATGCGTACTGATTCGGCTGCACGGAAACATGTCGACTCTTTTGACCAAACCTGGGTAACTCATGTTTACCAGAAGGTGAAATTCTTTGAGGCGGAGGCTCGTCAGAGGCATTCATCCATCCTACCCGAATCCGAGCAACCTGATGTATTCTCAAGGGTCAAATCTTGTGCTCTTGATCATGATGCAGAATGTGTCACTGAGATATTAGTTAGAAGGATTTGCAAGCTCTCGAGGAGATCCAAGCTAGGACCATCGCAAGTGTACATTGACCTCATCCTCTCCGAATACAGTCCTTTTAAGATTATGAAGGATGGAAAGCTGGTGGCTTACCCATGGGACATGCCTCCTCCTTATCCAACAAATTCGGCAATCCTCTCGTCTTTGATGTCTTCTTCGTATTCTGATattcttgcattccttcctttGAAGAAGAGTGAGCCCTTGAATCTCTATGAGTCACTGCGCAATTACTTTGTCCTCAAATACTCTGAGAGCGTGGCAAAGAGAGTAGAAGGCCTTCTCCAAATGCTACACAAATTGCGCAATGAGATGCAGCGTGATGACCTTTCACTACCCCTTCGCCGTGACTGCCTCATCCTTTATTTGAAATACCTTTGCATGATTGAGCCTATCTTCCCTATGAATGCCTCACCCAACCCACCTATCTTTGTTTGGTACAATGCCATCAACCCTCAACAGCACTCTTCTCAGCATAACATCCATTTGGAGAAGGCCTCTGTTCTCTTCAACCTGGGAGCCCTCTGCACCCACATTGCTCTCTCCTGTGATCAAGGCACCATCCAAGGCTATCGCCTTGCCATCGACGCCTTAAATAATGCTGCACATTGGTTCGATCAACTGTCGGTGTTTGAGTCTCTCAATGCATCTGGCACCATTGACTTGTCAGAACCATACATTGATAGGGTAGTAGAACAGTTTTCCGGCTTGAAATTGAAGTTTTGTGGTCTCCAACCTTGTGGATCATCATTACCTGGATATATT GCTTTAACTTATTTTCCGCGGACATCTGAGCTTTTAGCTTATGATCCCAGTGATGTCACTGAACAGTTTCTTTTAGGGTATTGTAAGGCTCACTACCTGCTTGAAAGGGTATGTGAAGCAACATGCTTGGACCTTCTCTCTGAGGTTAGCCCTGTCAAGATTGAGGATGGAAATCTTGTGGCCAATGCAACCTTAAAGGCACCAAATTCGGCATTGGAGAACATGAGCTTGCAGGAGACGACACTACA GTGCATGTTTTGGTGTCTAGGAAATTCCTTGAATCAATTGAGAAGATTGTTATTAGCCAACGTCCTGTGTGGTGAGTCGATGCTGCCCAGATTGATAAACAATGTGATTTTGGTCTTCTTATGTCTGATCATTCTGTGTTCTCTCATG CCCAAATGGGGATTTCTTCCTCAATCTAGATTTGTATCTGAAGGAAATGCTATCAAAACGAGAGTAACTCGATTTGAAATGCATCAAGCTCTGAAGTTGCATCAAGGCGCG ATATCAGAGCTAAGTCAATACAATCCACTTGATCTATTCTTGGGATCTAAAGAGAGGATTCGTAAGGCTACCAAGGATCTCTTTATTACTCCTCAGAACAATTTTCGTGTATTTTTGAATGACGTTCTCATACTCAGAGGACTGGGAGGTGGCACAAGGAAAACAGATTCGCACATGCCTCAAGCATTTGAGGAAAGGCTGAAGTCTGTCGTTGATGCCCATAAAGGTCATTGTACGGAGAACTTGTTTACGCTCGTTGCTGAGACCATGCACAAATCAAGAGTCcttgatcagctccttgaggttcAGAAGTTCGACAATTTCGACATAGAAGGAGCCATCCATGCATATTATAACATGAGCAATGCTAgggaccagcaacttttgtaa
- the LOC112756458 gene encoding uncharacterized protein isoform X3 gives MNNDDVVLSIPLKKTDPVELYVPLRKLVASKYSESDAQKVESVLETLNKCRRDMVERRADLSLPMQRDCLIHYFKCLSMVEPLFTSISSDADPILFVWYDAFNPDHRDGVSSQRSAIQLEKAAVVFNLGAIYSQIAASCDRTTALGRHLAIEAFKVAANFFRRLWKVFAKHVVSATLDLTFLFAEFLHLLFSAQASELELHELLNKNDASYAFQQHRCALAFRSVYELYRRAYELMRTDSAARKHVDSFDQTWVTHVYQKVKFFEAEARQRHSSILPESEQPDVFSRVKSCALDHDAECVTEILVRRICKLSRRSKLGPSQVYIDLILSEYSPFKIMKDGKLVAYPWDMPPPYPTNSAILSSLMSSSYSDILAFLPLKKSEPLNLYESLRNYFVLKYSESVAKRVEGLLQMLHKLRNEMQRDDLSLPLRRDCLILYLKYLCMIEPIFPMNASPNPPIFVWYNAINPQQHSSQHNIHLEKASVLFNLGALCTHIALSCDQGTIQGYRLAIDALNNAAHWFDQLSVFESLNASGTIDLSEPYIDRVVEQFSGLKLKFCGLQPCGSSLPGYIALTYFPRTSELLAYDPSDVTEQFLLGYCKAHYLLERVCEATCLDLLSEVSPVKIEDGNLVANATLKAPNSALENMSLQETTLQCMFWCLGNSLNQLRRLLLANVLCGESMLPRLINNVILVFLCLIILCSLMISELSQYNPLDLFLGSKERIRKATKDLFITPQNNFRVFLNDVLILRGLGGGTRKTDSHMPQAFEERLKSVVDAHKGHCTENLFTLVAETMHKSRVLDQLLEVQKFDNFDIEGAIHAYYNMSNARDQQLL, from the exons ATGAACAACGATGATGTGGTGCTGTCAATCCCACTGAAGAAGACTGATCCGGTGGAGCTGTACGTGCCGTTACGTAAGTTGGTAGCCTCAAAATACTCGGAGAGCGATGCACAAAAAGTTGAAAGCGTTCTCGAAACCCTAAACAAATGCCGGCGGGACATGGTGGAGCGTAGAGCGGACCTCTCCCTTCCCATGCAACGTGACTGCCTCATCCACTACTTCAAATGCCTTTCCATGGTTGAGCCACTCTTCACCTCTATCTCTTCCGACGCCGACCCCATTCTCTTTGTCTGGTACGACGCCTTCAACCCTGACCATCGAGATGGGGTCTCCTCACAGCGCAGCGCCATCCAATTGGAGAAGGCCGCTGTTGTCTTCAACCTTGGAGCCATCTACAGCCAGATTGCTGCCTCTTGCGACCGTACCACCGCCCTTGGCCGTCACCTTGCAATCGAAGCCTTCAAAGTTGCCGCCAATTTCTTCCGCAGACTCTGGAAGGTTTTTGCCAAGCACGTGGTCTCCGCCACCCTCGATTTAACTTTCCTCTTCGCCGAGTTTCTGCACCTCCTCTTCTCCGCTCAGGCTTCCGAGCTCGAATTACACGAACTCCTCAACAAAAACGACGCCAGTTACGCTTTCCAACAACACCGATGTGCCCTAGCGTTTAGATCG gtTTATGAGCTTTATCGTAGAGCATATGAACTGATGCGTACTGATTCGGCTGCACGGAAACATGTCGACTCTTTTGACCAAACCTGGGTAACTCATGTTTACCAGAAGGTGAAATTCTTTGAGGCGGAGGCTCGTCAGAGGCATTCATCCATCCTACCCGAATCCGAGCAACCTGATGTATTCTCAAGGGTCAAATCTTGTGCTCTTGATCATGATGCAGAATGTGTCACTGAGATATTAGTTAGAAGGATTTGCAAGCTCTCGAGGAGATCCAAGCTAGGACCATCGCAAGTGTACATTGACCTCATCCTCTCCGAATACAGTCCTTTTAAGATTATGAAGGATGGAAAGCTGGTGGCTTACCCATGGGACATGCCTCCTCCTTATCCAACAAATTCGGCAATCCTCTCGTCTTTGATGTCTTCTTCGTATTCTGATattcttgcattccttcctttGAAGAAGAGTGAGCCCTTGAATCTCTATGAGTCACTGCGCAATTACTTTGTCCTCAAATACTCTGAGAGCGTGGCAAAGAGAGTAGAAGGCCTTCTCCAAATGCTACACAAATTGCGCAATGAGATGCAGCGTGATGACCTTTCACTACCCCTTCGCCGTGACTGCCTCATCCTTTATTTGAAATACCTTTGCATGATTGAGCCTATCTTCCCTATGAATGCCTCACCCAACCCACCTATCTTTGTTTGGTACAATGCCATCAACCCTCAACAGCACTCTTCTCAGCATAACATCCATTTGGAGAAGGCCTCTGTTCTCTTCAACCTGGGAGCCCTCTGCACCCACATTGCTCTCTCCTGTGATCAAGGCACCATCCAAGGCTATCGCCTTGCCATCGACGCCTTAAATAATGCTGCACATTGGTTCGATCAACTGTCGGTGTTTGAGTCTCTCAATGCATCTGGCACCATTGACTTGTCAGAACCATACATTGATAGGGTAGTAGAACAGTTTTCCGGCTTGAAATTGAAGTTTTGTGGTCTCCAACCTTGTGGATCATCATTACCTGGATATATT GCTTTAACTTATTTTCCGCGGACATCTGAGCTTTTAGCTTATGATCCCAGTGATGTCACTGAACAGTTTCTTTTAGGGTATTGTAAGGCTCACTACCTGCTTGAAAGGGTATGTGAAGCAACATGCTTGGACCTTCTCTCTGAGGTTAGCCCTGTCAAGATTGAGGATGGAAATCTTGTGGCCAATGCAACCTTAAAGGCACCAAATTCGGCATTGGAGAACATGAGCTTGCAGGAGACGACACTACA GTGCATGTTTTGGTGTCTAGGAAATTCCTTGAATCAATTGAGAAGATTGTTATTAGCCAACGTCCTGTGTGGTGAGTCGATGCTGCCCAGATTGATAAACAATGTGATTTTGGTCTTCTTATGTCTGATCATTCTGTGTTCTCTCATG ATATCAGAGCTAAGTCAATACAATCCACTTGATCTATTCTTGGGATCTAAAGAGAGGATTCGTAAGGCTACCAAGGATCTCTTTATTACTCCTCAGAACAATTTTCGTGTATTTTTGAATGACGTTCTCATACTCAGAGGACTGGGAGGTGGCACAAGGAAAACAGATTCGCACATGCCTCAAGCATTTGAGGAAAGGCTGAAGTCTGTCGTTGATGCCCATAAAGGTCATTGTACGGAGAACTTGTTTACGCTCGTTGCTGAGACCATGCACAAATCAAGAGTCcttgatcagctccttgaggttcAGAAGTTCGACAATTTCGACATAGAAGGAGCCATCCATGCATATTATAACATGAGCAATGCTAgggaccagcaacttttgtaa